Within Micromonas commoda chromosome 9, complete sequence, the genomic segment GGCATCGGATTCGGCAACGAGTTCATCTCAGGGCCAACCTCGGCGATGCGTCCCCGGACTCCGGCGttgcgccgctcgcgagggttCCCGACCGTGTCACGTCGGATCTGACCTGGGCTCGGCGGTTCGCGCTGGCGGCAGAGCTCCTGAAGGTTCCCCCCGCGTTCAACCTGGACACACTCGGCGGACAAGACCCGAACACGTCGCAGGACCTTGCCAAGCTGAGGgcgtggacccgcgcgcacTACGAGCCGTCGTGGACCAAGAGGCACTTCTTGGTGCCCGTGAAGGTCGGGGGTGCGAGCTTGGAGTACGCGCCGGTGTTCAAGGCTGCGAACAACAACATCAGGTACACACTCAGGCAGTGGGAGCCGATGGTGATGGGCGAGTCCGAGCTGAACGCACTATCTGGTGGGGACAaagacggcgccgtcgcggcgatgggtcTGAGGAAGAGGCACCAGAATCAGCCCGAGCTCGAAGACAATGAGACACCGCTGATCGACGACGGTAGACCGTGCCTGTTCACGTTTGTGCGGGATCCGCTGACGAGGTTCGTGTCGGCTTACTCCGAGTTTGAATACAGGCAGTCGCCCACGTTCCTGGAGGGTGTGAAGGATGTCTGTCCGCAGGGTGACTGGGTGGACAGCGCGTTCGATGTTTCGTCATACGCGTACGACGAGCTTGAGGATGGGGTGCTGGGCAAGAAGAACAAGAAAAAGAatacggcgtcggcgaaggtgGGACACAGACACTCCCACAAGGattccgaggaggaggaggaggaggaaggcgGCTCCTCCGGTGACATGAACGTTGCGGAGAACCAGGGCTTATTCGCTCGGCTAAACGGTCGGTCGACGGATTGGCCTCCTAAGCGCGGAAGCGAGCAGCGAGCGAGGCTCACGCTCGTGCTCCTCGCACAGCTTCGATGGGTCGAGACGGGAAACACGGGCGAGATGCCCAATGTGACGGCGACAGACCCTCTCGGGGTGAAGCAGGGTTTGAACTGCTACGTCGCCTTCCATCATCTGTTCCCGCAGGCGAGTAATTTCCTGGAAGGGGGCGTGGGAGGGATGTCGCAGGCGAACTGGGTACCGATGAACTTCATTGGACACCTCGAGAATTTTGACAAGGAGTGGAAGCGCCTGGCAAAGACGTGCGATGTCCACCCTGAGCATGAGCTGAAATACCGACACTTACCCAGCGGCGGAGGTCATTTTGCCACTCGGGGTGAGCAGGGACCTGACAAGGCCATGGAGCGGCTGCTGAtcgaggacgaagacgcgtTGCGGGCATTCTGTCTCATGTTCCTCGACGACTACACTTGGGGCGGATACGACCTGCCCAAGACGTGTGCCGAGGATTCAAGGATACAAGCACTGATTGAAATTCGATAGGTGCTTTCCATACGTAGCAGTATTTTAGTTGTTTTTGTTTCATTTATTGTTGCCGCTACATCCGCTCACAGGCTGCTCTTTGGCGGTCGCACCGCGCTGAGCACCTGTGCAGCCGCTCTCAAGCCCGTCTCCATCGCGCCCTGCATGCACGGATTGACTCCCGGATgcgtcgcctcccccgcAAAGAATACGCTTTcaccgtcgggcgcggccaCGACCTCCCTGCTACCAAAGGCATGCAGCGTGGGATAAGTGTAAGCACCTCCCACGAGCTCCTCATTTTTCCAATCGGCAACGTAGGATCCAGTCAATCTTGATCGACTCGGCCTCGGGTTCGCATCGGAGCCGAACATTTCGTCCATCTGATCCAACGCCCGTTCCACCACCGTCTTCCGCTCCATCCTCGACAGCTCGTCTGCCAGGttacccgcggcgaagaacgTCACGACTTCCTTGGTCCTCGCCGGGACCGAGGGGTCCACCCCCTGGTcgctcgccatcctcgcgccgccgcctcgcccgacGTTTTCCGTTGACGGGTACTTGAGGATCCACATCTCGGGCAGAAAACATCCCGCGCACACCACGTCGAACAGCCCTTCCGGCCAGAACGAGGATTCAAACGCGAGGAACACCTTGACCGAGTTGGACACCTTCACCCTGTCGATGGCCTTGGTCTTCACCatcggaagcggcggcgtaAACGCAATCGATCCCGGGTTGTTGGGCTTGAGCGCCGtgatgggcgcggcgaccacgacgcaccgcgacgcgaccaTGGTTTCACCCGTGCTTCTCCTGATCGTCACCGGTCCTGGGGCACCGTCTGGTGGACGGATGATCTCGGATACTTTCCATCCGAGCCTGACGTCAATCcccttcgcgagcgcctcggcgacgcgatggagggATCGATCCAGCACCAGATACTTTTCCCCGTAGTTCCAACCCCGCTGCTCAACGACCGCCTCCTGCATTCCCATCAGCGCGAGTGACGTGCCGAAGTCGTTGGCGTAGATGCTTTCCGCGAGCGCCAACACTTTATCCGAGCACTGCACGATGTCTCTCAGCCAttcgagcgcggtgacgtctCGGTCGATGGGCACGCCAGGCAGCTCGGCGAAGAGTCTGTgcacctcgcgcacgtctgggtcgttctcgtccgcatcctccgcgaccATCAACCTTCTTTCCCCGACACCCTTGCCGAAAAAATATCGGTCGGGCCACTCATACTCTCGCATCTCCCACCCCTGCGCGTCGATGAAGTCCTTGAGCACGTTGCACTCCTCACCGTGGATGAACTCGGGTCCGAGCTGTAAGGGCCACGGTGCGAGGCCCTCGAGCTGAGATACCCTGCCACCGAGATGGTCGCCagcttcgacgacgacgactgcgAAAGTATCGGGAAGTGGAGATCAGAGGTTGTTtttcgcggcgggtggggcggcggcgaggggacgCATCGGTTGAActttcgcgtcggcggcgggcggcgggcggcgggcggcatcGGTTGAACCTTCGCGATACGCCGTATAGATCTCGAGCTTGGGAATTTTCACTGTGTTTACTTACCACTGACACCGCAATCCTTCAGGCGTCGAGCCGCCTGCAGGCCTGCGAGGCCGGCTCCGATGACGACGCACTCCAccatcgacgcgtgcgcACGAAAGAATGGAGTGGGCGTAGTTGGGTCTATCTAAGAAATTGCGTCACAAAGTAGAGCGCGCAGCCAGGGGCAACTCCGGACGTTCGTTCGATGGCGCCCTCCAAGCGGCGCAaaacgtccgccgcgccggagccgaCATCCGGAAGCGCCACCCACGGTGTGCGAACCCGGCATTTCGCGGGCGCACGGGGCGACTtgcccgacgcccccgactcggatcgcgacgtcgagcccgaggcgctcaTGTGCCCCATCACGCGAGCCGTGTACCGCGACCCGGTGATGGTTTTCGATTCGGGGCACACGTACGAGAGGGGCGCTATTTTGGCGCACTTTGAGCGCAACGGGGCCAAGGACCCgctcacgcgtcgcgccctgaGCAGCACGAAGGTGATGACGAGCTGGGCGATGCGA encodes:
- a CDS encoding predicted protein — encoded protein: MSGETRGLLRDQPPRFHGSMSRTGEEGSRDTQIPPPPSNQKHGTGKHRDRLTRRVLRRTALSLIPLMLACVALVFTARHAANVASRAPTRRLSESHVGGHRIRQRVHLRANLGDASPDSGVAPLARVPDRVTSDLTWARRFALAAELLKVPPAFNLDTLGGQDPNTSQDLAKLRAWTRAHYEPSWTKRHFLVPVKVGGASLEYAPVFKAANNNIRYTLRQWEPMVMGESELNALSGGDKDGAVAAMGLRKRHQNQPELEDNETPLIDDGRPCLFTFVRDPLTRFVSAYSEFEYRQSPTFLEGVKDVCPQGDWVDSAFDVSSYAYDELEDGVLGKKNKKKNTASAKVGHRHSHKDSEEEEEEEGGSSGDMNVAENQGLFARLNGRSTDWPPKRGSEQRARLTLVLLAQLRWVETGNTGEMPNVTATDPLGVKQGLNCYVAFHHLFPQASNFLEGGVGGMSQANWVPMNFIGHLENFDKEWKRLAKTCDVHPEHELKYRHLPSGGGHFATRGEQGPDKAMERLLIEDEDALRAFCLMFLDDYTWGGYDLPKTCAEDSRIQALIEIR
- a CDS encoding predicted protein, which codes for MVECVVIGAGLAGLQAARRLKDCGVSVVVVEAGDHLGGRVSQLEGLAPWPLQLGPEFIHGEECNVLKDFIDAQGWEMREYEWPDRYFFGKGVGERRLMVAEDADENDPDVREVHRLFAELPGVPIDRDVTALEWLRDIVQCSDKVLALAESIYANDFGTSLALMGMQEAVVEQRGWNYGEKYLVLDRSLHRVAEALAKGIDVRLGWKVSEIIRPPDGAPGPVTIRRSTGETMVASRCVVVAAPITALKPNNPGSIAFTPPLPMVKTKAIDRVKVSNSVKVFLAFESSFWPEGLFDVVCAGCFLPEMWILKYPSTENVGRGGGARMASDQGVDPSVPARTKEVVTFFAAGNLADELSRMERKTVVERALDQMDEMFGSDANPRPSRSRLTGSYVADWKNEELVGGAYTYPTLHAFGSREVVAAPDGESVFFAGEATHPGVNPCMQGAMETGLRAAAQVLSAVRPPKSSL